The Triticum aestivum cultivar Chinese Spring chromosome 5A, IWGSC CS RefSeq v2.1, whole genome shotgun sequence genomic sequence TGATTGGATAAGCCCAGTTGTTATTCGCTATCGTTTGTGGAATTAACTGTCTGAAATCTCAAAATCTGCAATGAAGCTGGAATATTCTGAGCTCTGACTGTCACATAGAAGAGCCCACAAAATTCGATAGGGGGCATTTTCTAGCATTTCACTAGTGAAGTATTACTTCGATTGAGGTCGTGAGAGGTAGAAAGATCAGTTAAAAGAGTACTGACTAAGCTTAGTATATTCATTAGTAGGTGTTCTGAAACAATCTGTGCTTAGTTATGTTGGTTTCTCATTAACCATTGAAAGTAGTAATCTGTCTGATCGTTAAGAATTTTGGTATGAGCTATTCATTTCCATTGAGTTTAATGGATCTATGTATTTCACCGCAAGATGAAGAACCCAAGAACTCCAGAACATCTATAAAAACACAAGGAAAAGCCTCACCCCTCTTCCATGAATGGGTGTGAAAACAAATGTAGCATTTTCAGTACAGAAAACCCACCTCAGGAGTGACACTTCCAGCTCAGTCTGAGATCTAAACCATCCAACCCAAAGATCCAAACACAATAGAACCATATTTCCTTTGTCTGAACAGTAATCAGTCAAACTGCACTCTGCTTAGCATGACATGTACTGATCTTTTGATATACAGCACATCAGGCTGTTAATCATGGTGGACCTACATTGCTTTCCTACTGACTTATCATTTTTGCGCTGGATTTCTGTTGATCCaattcattttattttgctttagtATGTAGCAAGCCTTGCTGGTGCACTGGCATACTGTCACAAGAAGCAGGTAATTCACAGGGACATCAAACCGGAAAATTTGCTCCTTGATATCGAGGTTGGTTCTTCTGCATGCAGTTGCTGCCTCTCTGCCACTGTTATGTGTTATCATACCAAACTGAAACTGCGTATTTTAAGAATTTATATGGGGCAATATTTTGATAACCCAGTAGGTTAAATGCACTTTTTTTTGCCATCCATGTTTGTCAACAACATGGAATCCGACTACATCATTGTTGTAAATTATGCCTGCCTACAGATTAAACAATAGCTGGACCTATGCATTTTGTCCACTAATGAAGCAATATATATGTTTCCAGGAAATGCATGTTGTGCATTGTGATTAGTTACGCAATCTCTTTCTATAGATATGGCCGATATGTGAAAATTACTTGAGATAAAATAAAACAGACAATATATCCCATTTGCCTTGCTGCAAGCATAAACTATCCAGATACCCTTGTAGCCTGAACTTTTATTAAGATATATGTGGAAAATTTAGGAGCTATACATTGTGAATTGAAGCACTATGCATCTCATGTGTTGGGAACTTATGACCGTTGATGATCAGTCCAACTGTAGAGAAATTCTAGGTTATTTTTAAATCGGTTTTATAGAGAGACGAAATAGCAGATAGGCAGTAGCTTACTCTATAACTATTTGTAAGTAAAATAGTGCAGTATAAAATTTGACATCCCAAAGGTATATAATTCGAATGCAAATTCCAGCAATTTACATGGGCGTCCCATTTCTTTTTGACGTACACGTTTTGCCGGTAAGTACTGTTGGTCATACATGATTTTACCAACTTGCACTTGTGTACTATATATGGCTCCGAACACCTGGTTACTTTATAGATGCATGTCCTGTATAACTTTCTCGAGATTACTGAAGAGATACTCCTGTCGCTGTAGAGACTATCAAATACTGTCAGAGGCCTTATTAGTTGTGCTGTCCACATCCATATGAGTACGAAACCAGTAAAGAACATCATTTGTTGTGCTGTCCACATTGGTATATGTCAGAGCTGATTGCTGTTGACACTTTTAACTCTATGTTTGTGCATAAGTTGCTGAGCCTTTTTTTATAGAAGTCACTCAGCTTCCATTTTACAGGGCCGGCTTAAAATTGCAGATTTTGGATGGGCGGTTCGATCAAATGCTAAACGTCACACACTCTGTGGCACAATAGATTACCTGGCACCGGAGATGGTAGAGAAAAAGGCTCACGATTACGCCGTTGACAACTGGACTTTAGGGATCCTGTGCTACGAGTTTTTGTATGGATCACCACCCTTTGAAGCTGCAGAGCAGCAAGATACCCTGATGAGGTAAGAGGTACAATGTTTGTGTAGCTACAGTGTTTGTGTTTTGCCCAATCTTCCTTTGATACACATTCTCCGCAACATGAATTTTGAGCAGGATAGTCAAAGTGGACTTGCTGTTCCCTAAAACTCGTGACATATCTGCAGATGCCAAGGATCTCATTTGCAAGGTAACATTTGAAAATATTGGTTATAATCTTCTTTCTTAATAATGGATTATGTCCTTTAAGGTGATGAAGTTGAATGTATGAATTTTGTATGCAGCTGCTAGTGAAGGATTCGAGCAAGAGGATTTCTCTTGACGATATTCTGAAGCACCCATGGATTGTAAAGAATGCAGAACCTTCAGGGAGTTGCATTGAGCAGAAAGCTAGTGCCTAAGCTCCTTAGTAAGTCCATGTATGTGTTCTACTAAATGGCTAATTGAATATGCATGTTATTTTACGATGTTACTGGTCAACCTATAATCCTGTACTGTACTAAAAATCTTAGCGTGGTACATTTGCTAATCGAGATAACTATGAGTTATAAATATAACCTTCTGGATCAATTTCTAGACAATTTGTGTAGTATTTTGAATTTTGATAGCGTAGAATATATCACCTGGAAATGCAAACAACGGATTATGTAACATGCTAGGTCACCCTGTTTGAAAATTAGTTCAAACATGGTTTAATCAATTTATATAACATGCTTCAATGCCACCTTAAATTCATATTGCGGATTTCTTGATAACGACTGGGAGCTACGTTGCTCCTGGGTAGTGGGTAGAATATGTATTTTAGTCGAATTACTTTGTGATATTTTGCAGCTTCCTGTTGTTTGTTGTCTG encodes the following:
- the LOC123105132 gene encoding serine/threonine-protein kinase Aurora-3, with translation MERRQWSLSDFDIGKFIGEGKFGKVYLGRERQSGYVVALKVIYKTKLEKYRFHGHLRREIEIQHGLDHPNVLRLFAWFHDAERVVLVLEYAARGELYKLLRSVGHFSERTAATYVASLAGALAYCHKKQVIHRDIKPENLLLDIEGRLKIADFGWAVRSNAKRHTLCGTIDYLAPEMVEKKAHDYAVDNWTLGILCYEFLYGSPPFEAAEQQDTLMRIVKVDLLFPKTRDISADAKDLICKLLVKDSSKRISLDDILKHPWIVKNAEPSGSCIEQKASA